In Bacteroidia bacterium, a genomic segment contains:
- the mazG gene encoding nucleoside triphosphate pyrophosphohydrolase — protein sequence MQQNFFTKAEKAFSRLLNIVNELREKCPWDKAQTIDSIRHLTIEEVHELSQAIVQQNDAEIKKELGDIFLHVVFYAKIASENQRFDIVEVIESLCEKLIRRHPHVYGQVKAETSDAVKQNWEQIKQNEQDKKNSVLQGVPDTLPSLIKAYRMQEKASLVGFDWENAAQVWQKVQEELTELKQAVDKQNKCQIEQEFGDVLFALVNYARFIGINPDDVLEKTNQKFRKRFEYIEQQARLKNKKLTEMSLLEMDTYWNEAKKLDLSDNSTGK from the coding sequence ATGCAACAAAACTTTTTTACCAAAGCAGAAAAAGCTTTTTCACGCTTACTTAACATTGTTAATGAGTTAAGAGAAAAATGCCCTTGGGATAAAGCCCAAACTATAGACTCTATTCGCCACTTGACCATAGAGGAAGTACATGAACTGTCCCAAGCTATTGTACAACAAAATGATGCTGAAATAAAAAAAGAGTTAGGTGATATTTTTTTACACGTTGTTTTTTATGCCAAAATAGCATCAGAAAATCAAAGGTTTGATATTGTAGAAGTTATTGAGAGTCTATGCGAAAAGCTAATACGCAGGCATCCCCACGTTTATGGTCAGGTCAAAGCAGAGACTTCGGATGCTGTCAAACAAAATTGGGAGCAGATAAAACAAAATGAGCAGGATAAAAAAAATTCGGTTTTACAGGGCGTTCCTGACACTTTGCCAAGCTTAATCAAAGCCTATCGCATGCAGGAGAAAGCATCTTTGGTCGGTTTTGATTGGGAAAATGCCGCCCAGGTTTGGCAGAAAGTACAAGAAGAACTTACAGAACTCAAACAAGCGGTAGATAAGCAAAACAAATGTCAGATAGAGCAAGAGTTTGGAGATGTTTTGTTTGCTTTGGTTAATTATGCAAGATTTATAGGTATAAATCCTGATGATGTGTTAGAAAAGACTAACCAGAAATTTAGAAAAAGGTTTGAGTACATAGAGCAGCAAGCACGTTTGAAAAACAAGAAACTCACGGAAATGTCCCTTTTAGAAATGGACACTTATTGGAATGAAGCTAAAAAATTAGATTTATCGGATAATTCCACAGGTAAGTAG